TCAAATACAGACCAGGCCTTGAACTGTCAAATACAAGGGAAGGTGAGCATTTTCAGGAACATTCAATTATAGCCTTGtatagccacacacacacacacacacaagccattATCAGCATCCTACTTAACTACTAGCACTGCAAAAATTGTCAGTTCACTGTCTATTtgagagattttaaaatattgccattggggccggagtgatagtacagtgggtagggtgtttgtcttgcatgcgaccgacctggggtagatccctggcatcccatatggacccctgggcactgccaggagtgcagagccaggagtaactcctgagcactactgggtgcaacccaaaaatgtaaaaaaaaaaaaaaaaaaaaaaaagctaccatTACAACAAAACCAGCATTTAAACAATCAGATATTTTGAACCCATGTAACCATGCTAAGATGATAGTGTAACTTCTTGTCTATAGGTGAGTCATGGGCAGAAGGAGCTTTGTTTGAAGGTAACTCACAATTATGAGctggtccttcacttctttattCGTATCTCTGGTATTAGTACTTTTCTGGGTACTGATCTGTTTCAAGATGTTAGTAGATATGGATTCCACAGAAGATTGTTCTTCAACTACTGGTCTTGAAATAGAAAGTCGACAAATGTAAGTCTTAGGAATTACAATGAGAACATATAACATTTACAGAACACTTGTCAATTTTTAGTACTTTTTAGAAAAGATAATATAATGGACTTAAGAGAGTGGAGGAGGGaaggcatttatttttcttgcaacGCAGCTGACTCTCGTTTCATCCCTAACACCTTAAGTGGTCACCAGAACACTGCcagatcactcctgagcaaagacaggaataactcctgagcataactgggtacAGCCCCCATGTCCCAAAACAATCCAACTTGATGAAGAGGATTAAGAACAAGGAGAAAGCAGAGGATCGTGATTTACTCACGGGACAGGGCCTAGGACAGAAAAGCAGAAGTGAGACACAAATCCTGTCTCCTGACTGAGTCCACGGATCTTATCCATATCAGATATGCACAATCAGGATGTCTTCATGATGAGATCgatattaaatgaatttttttggcTTTATCAAATTTAACATGTGCTATATTACAGCAAATAGGTGGATTCTAATCATGAATCTTACAGATACATAGGACTTCAGCCACCAGCAGATTATGAACCAACTTTCACCTGCACAGGAACAGAGCTAACAAATTGCCTGAGGATGCAAACAATCAATGACTATCAACCAGGGAAGGCAAAGTAGCCTAAGGCGGTTTGGATTCAAACAATGGAGTCTAGTTGTCTTAAGTGTAGCTAAATTACTAGTTCCTCAGCAGAAAAGGCAAGGCTTTGTCTTtggctgttttggggccacacccagctctgggatcacttcagACAGGGTTTTGGGTTCAAAtaagtgctaggaatcaaaccttggtcagctacaagcaaggcaagcgcctggaAGAGTTTAATAGTATctacctttggggctggagtgatagccttgCACctgacccacccaggtttgattcccagcttcccatatggtcccctgagcagcgccagggggtaattcctgagtgcagagccaggagtaacccctgtgtatcgagggtgtgacccaaaaagaaaaaaaaaaacaccaaaaaataatagtatctACCTCTAGGTTGGTATAATGATTAAGTGATATAATGAATATAATAGATTCAATCATCCATTGAATAACTGGAATTCAACTTATATCCAATTCTTATTATGAGCCAAGTACTATGACTTGAGCTTGAGAGGATCTTTCCCTTTTCTTAAGTTCTTAAGCAGCTTCTCTGAGAACGTCTGATTTCACCTTGTATTCTCAAAATGCCCTTatggggaaaggaaaaaagtgCTACACATTAAATAGCATATCAAGAAAAAGATGGGGAACTACTCCTTAAGTAAATTGAATATGAAAGCCAGTGCAACCCTACCTTTTCAGATGGGCTGAAGACATGCTGAAGATCGGGTAGACAGTGGGCTCAGAAGAAACTGGGGAGAGAAACAGGAACAAACAATGATTTATATtgtgaaataaatggaaaaacttCTGAAGTCACAGGAGATGTCTAAAATTCTCTGTCAGTTGTTTTCTGGGTTGTTtgaagtcacacctggctgtgtccagggttGGTGCTTGAGATTATACTggtgcctcctgcatgcaaagcatgcaattCAGTCTTTATGCTCTCTCCTGTCCAGGTCACAGCTTTTAAAGGTTAATAAcaagggctgactccaggctctgtgctcaaggcaagcatgctgcctgtggtactattgttctggctgcTCAcattctcttgaacacatatttcctttccttctccatgGTAATAAGCAAGCTTTGTTCAGTAAAATCTATTTTACGTCACTAGATCTGTAAATAAATGCACTGCAGGGCCAGAAAAAGAGGCACAAAGATGCTGAAACTCTGGCTTTAAATACTATTGCATACGATTTCCCACTGACAAGCATAATAAACCATTATTACaagtaaataaattcatttcGAGGTATTTTTTCCTTACCTGGTTTATTCTTACTGACAGAATCTTCTGAAGAAAAACACTTATTTTCATCAGATTTACATTCATTTGAAGGAACTACTGCATCTGGCAAATCCTGAACATAATAGGTAAAATAAAACAGTTCTTAATTTAGTATACAAATCCTAATAGATTTGTCTCTAAAGCAAAATATTTGGCTTATTGTGAACTTCATCTCATGGCTTTAGTCATTTTGATTTtgtaggccatacctggcagtacttagaggtcattcctgatggtgctcaggagccaagGACTGAACttggtctcctacatgcaaaagaTGTGCTTCAGTCCTGTGGGCTAACTCCCATGAAAACATACTATATGATAAACCAAAACTCAACGATATGCTTAACAGCAGTCACCTCCAAGTAGAGGTATGATTTTCTACTCTGAGTTCTCTCAAGTTTGCATGAAAAACTAGTATTTCACATGACTTGAAATAAAAACCCATACACTCACACCCTGAAAATAtactgtcttctatttttttaactttctaaaaacactaccaaataaaattgaaattcccTGAACTTTAGTCCTGGGAAATTTAAAGAACtagcttcctttctctttttttatggcacatccagtgatactcaggggttactcctggctgagcatgcaggaatcactccaagtgttgctcaggggaccacctggtatgccagggataaaacctagattggccacgtgcaaggcaagaacccgcTGATCTATCTATCCCCTTTAATGATAAGAAAATGTTGGTAGGCTTCCTTAACGGGCAAGAATTTTCATCTTCCCACAAGTAGTTCTCCAGactgtaaagaaaataattttgttcaacTATGTTAATAAAGAGTAttgaaatttggggctggagtgatagcacagcgggtagggcgtttgccttgcacgcggccgacccgggttcgaatcccagcatcccatatggtcccctgagcaccgccaggagtaattgctgagtgtagaaccaggagtaacccctgtgcattgccgggtgtgaccaaaaaagcaaaaaaaaaaaaaagtattgaaattTGGGGACCCagatgacagtacagcaggtagggctctttccctgcaggcagctgacccaggataaATCCCAGGTATGGtcgcagagcactgccaggagtaagccctgagaacccgtaagtgtagcaaaaaaaaaaaaaaaaagcaaagcaatattTTGGTATGTAGCCCACTTGTTACCTTTATTactgtctctttattttcagtttttgcatCCAGCAGCTCCATGTTCAGTTCCTTCAAGCACCCAACTTTTCTCTCATTGATAGTCTTTACATCAGAATCTCCAATCATTTTTAACTTATTTGGGGTAAGATCGTATTTATTTTCCAACGGCAAATTGCTAtgagaggatttttttcttttaacaaaaaATGCAGCCCCACCCTGGAGTGTGGCTTGTGGTTTGACCTTTTGACTTAGAACTTTAGGAGGAGCGTTCAGACTGCTTCCAAGTGAGTAACAGTTCTCTTTCTCCATGAGCCGCTTATAGGCCACTCGATTTGGCTTGGGATTTTTTGAGCTCTTTGATACAGGCTTGGTGCATTTATAATGTGGTTGATATTTAGCAGTTAAACTCTTCTGTGGTTTTTTGCTCCTTTTCTTGGAGCAGGCTGCTTTTTTCTGCACTTGTTCTGTCAAGTTGGGTAAAGATTCATCTTTCTTATTTAGAGAAGTTAAGAACTCTCTCATCATCTTTCTCTCTAGTGGGTTGAGGTACCACTTATCTTTGTTGTAAAAGGATCCAGACGACACAGCCGACTTAAATGGTGACATCTGACTGGCAGAGGACAATCCTCCATTTTCTTTCACTGTTTTGAGTGGACTTGAAATGAAACGATCTTGTTGCGAGCAATGCATGTCTTCTTCATTTTTCTCACTGCTCTGGCAAACGTTCTTTTTGTTAGATGATGGAAATAAGCTTTCAGTTGGGTCCAAAGCTAATGTCTTTGATTGACTCTTTGATAACAGGCTAGAAAAGGAAACAAACTCCATAGTTAACTATCATTGTTTTCATTCAATTTTTCTGCCAAACTACTGCTACACTACAAGTAACTCTTCTTCTCCCTCATATTCAAAACAATAAATCCTCTTGACAAACAGCCACCTACTCATAGTACCTATTTACTGTAATAGAATTTTCAAATGTTGTCTTTACCAAAGAAAGCACTCAGATATTTTTCAAAAGGCTCCCCCAGGTTTATGAAAAGAGATACACATCCTGACATGTCTGTTTAAAGAACTCTAAGTCACGAACTAATGATAGTCCATGTACTTTGTTATTTGGCAACAAGTCCTCATGGGGCTGCATCCTTCCTTCTCATAGGACATACAGTACTACAGACCATAAGACTGCTCAGAGGATCAGCGGCTCATGCAAACatgtaaaatacttaaatatcCGTAAGTGAGAGAAGGAGCTGGGTCACAGACTGACAAACATTTAGTTCAAGAAGAacagtgaggggccggagcgatagcacagcgggtagggtgtttgccttgcatgcggccgacccgggttcgatccccggcatcccatatggtcccccaagcaccgccaggagtaactcctgagtgcaaagccaggagtaacccctgagcatcgctgggtgtgacccaaaaagcaaaaaaaaaagaagatcagTGAGCTCTTTCCGAGCACCCCAAAGGAAGATGAAAGTCTACCGTGTCTCCCAGACCAGaatgagaatataaaatattaccatAGCCACAGCAGACAGAAGAATGGAAGCTCTCAGAGACTGGAGAGGTAAAATGGAGGTGTTTTgggtttgcttttggggccacacctggcagtgctcagagattactcgtggctctgctgggctttggcagcgtgcaaggcaaacgccttcccggctccagccccaagaaggtgactttttatttttgttttgttttgggggtgacgccagttgtgcttagggtttattcatggcgggcttgggggaccctctgggatgcacGTGCtcagagcatgcaaggcaaatgccctaccggcctACTGTATTTTCAGCCCCCAGacggtggttttttttttttctttaagacttTCTACCTCTGGGGAGGGGGACTCACTCGTCACAACTCCGAGTCTTCCTTTTCCTTGGAGTAAACGCTGACATCTTCTTAGCTGAACTCCTGCAAGACATGGGACAGCAACGGTGAAATCCCTCAAGTGGGTATATATAAaaaagcaccaccaccaccacaaaaaaaaaaaaaatcaccttaaaAAAAGCCTGAAAAATGATCGATCCCCGGCGGACCGGTCCGCCGAGCCCTGCcgccgagccctgccaggagtctgacccctgagcgcagtcgggtgtgatgcaaaaacaaacaagcccgAAGCTCACCAGAGAGCTGGGGCGGGCTCAGGCTTCGACCCGCGGACGGTTCCTCCTCAGAGGACAGTCCACCCGGTCCGGTCGGTTAGCAGGAGGACGCCAGGGCGCGTCAGGAGGGTGCCACGGGGCGCGTCAGGGGGACCCCCGGGCGCGTCAGGGGGACTTAGGGTTGCGTCTGAGAAACCCCGGGGCGCGCGTCAGGGGGACGCCGGGTTGCCGCAGGGGGACTTCAGGGGGACCTCGAG
The nucleotide sequence above comes from Sorex araneus isolate mSorAra2 chromosome 1, mSorAra2.pri, whole genome shotgun sequence. Encoded proteins:
- the ESCO2 gene encoding N-acetyltransferase ESCO2, producing MSAFTPRKRKTRSCDDLLSKSQSKTLALDPTESLFPSSNKKNVCQSSEKNEEDMHCSQQDRFISSPLKTVKENGGLSSASQMSPFKSAVSSGSFYNKDKWYLNPLERKMMREFLTSLNKKDESLPNLTEQVQKKAACSKKRSKKPQKSLTAKYQPHYKCTKPVSKSSKNPKPNRVAYKRLMEKENCYSLGSSLNAPPKVLSQKVKPQATLQGGAAFFVKRKKSSHSNLPLENKYDLTPNKLKMIGDSDVKTINERKVGCLKELNMELLDAKTENKETVIKDLPDAVVPSNECKSDENKCFSSEDSVSKNKPVSSEPTVYPIFSMSSAHLKRPVVEEQSSVESISTNILKQISTQKSTNTRDTNKEVKDQLIIDAGQKHFGTTVCKACGMIYTASNPEDELQHAQYHHRFLDGVKFTGWKRERIVAEFWDGKIILVLPRDPSYALRKVEDVQELVDSELGFHQVVPRQPNKTKTLLYVSDEKKVVGCLIAEPITQAFRVLSEPTSPGSQDCQRAWQCSDVPEPAVCGISRIWVFRLQRRKRIARRLVDTLRNCFTFGCFLSTNEIAFSDPTQDGKLFATKYCNTPNFLVYNFNN